One part of the Francisella adeliensis genome encodes these proteins:
- the rplM gene encoding 50S ribosomal protein L13 produces MKTFTAKPSDIKREWLLIDATDKTLGRLATEVAMVLRGKNKPEYTPHMDTGDYVIIVNAEKVAVTGNKRKDKTYYHHTGFIGGIKSISFDKLIASHPERAIEKAVKGMLPRTPLGRAMYKKLKVYAGENHPHTAQQPKAHTI; encoded by the coding sequence ATGAAAACGTTTACTGCAAAACCATCAGACATCAAAAGAGAATGGCTTTTGATTGATGCTACAGATAAAACTTTAGGTCGTCTAGCTACAGAAGTTGCTATGGTCTTAAGAGGTAAAAACAAACCTGAATATACTCCACATATGGATACAGGTGATTATGTTATTATCGTAAATGCTGAAAAAGTAGCTGTAACTGGTAACAAAAGAAAAGATAAAACTTATTATCATCATACTGGTTTTATCGGTGGTATTAAATCTATATCATTTGATAAACTAATCGCAAGCCATCCAGAAAGAGCTATTGAAAAAGCTGTTAAAGGTATGTTGCCAAGAACACCTCTTGGTCGTGCTATGTACAAAAAGTTAAAAGTATATGCTGGTGAAAATCACCCACATACTGCTCAACAACCAAAAGCTCACACAATTTAA
- the mltA gene encoding murein transglycosylase A codes for MKLIKKISILVSTAITVSSCLTSCSTFSQKKPPEQTPTKKNSHKITYKPESFADFKNWDNANQLKSFNAFKKSCKKILEENKPKYKSWISVCNKAIVTKLKSKGEAKLFFEENFTPFQIIYNSDDTGTFTGYYEPTMKGSLVKTLQYTVPIYRTPKDLVKIPDGDDFKYGRYKGDKFIPYYTRAEISKGNLYSKKDVLVWVKSKVDRTFLQIQGSGRIETDSGDILVGYDSQNGHKYEPIGRYLLDKNYISRKDMSMQSIKEWLSNNKGQIDKVLNYDPSFVFFRYLNAKNAIGAQGVELTPGYSLAIDDKFHSYGVPMWLETNYYKNNHEETSPLNRLMIAQDTGGAILGAVRGDVFWGHGKQAEYNAGHMNNEGKLWILLPNKENIGKDDKN; via the coding sequence ATGAAACTTATTAAAAAGATAAGTATACTTGTATCTACTGCGATTACTGTTTCTAGCTGCCTTACTAGTTGCTCTACTTTCTCACAAAAAAAACCACCTGAACAGACACCTACTAAAAAAAATTCGCATAAAATAACGTATAAGCCAGAATCATTTGCTGACTTTAAAAACTGGGATAATGCTAATCAGCTTAAATCATTTAATGCATTTAAGAAGTCATGTAAAAAAATACTAGAAGAAAATAAGCCAAAATATAAAAGTTGGATTAGTGTTTGCAACAAGGCTATAGTAACAAAGCTAAAGAGCAAAGGAGAAGCAAAACTTTTTTTTGAAGAAAACTTCACCCCTTTTCAGATAATCTACAATTCTGATGATACAGGAACTTTTACAGGCTACTATGAGCCAACTATGAAAGGAAGCTTGGTTAAGACACTCCAATATACTGTACCAATATATAGAACCCCAAAAGATTTAGTGAAAATACCTGATGGTGATGATTTTAAATATGGCCGATATAAGGGAGATAAATTTATTCCATATTATACTAGAGCAGAAATATCCAAGGGAAACCTTTATAGCAAAAAAGATGTACTCGTTTGGGTTAAATCAAAAGTTGATCGAACATTCTTGCAAATACAAGGCTCTGGAAGAATAGAGACTGATAGTGGAGATATACTGGTTGGTTATGATAGTCAAAATGGTCATAAGTATGAACCTATTGGTAGATACCTCCTTGATAAGAACTATATATCTAGAAAAGATATGTCTATGCAATCTATTAAAGAGTGGCTATCAAACAATAAGGGACAAATTGACAAAGTTTTAAATTATGATCCTTCATTTGTATTCTTTAGATATCTAAATGCCAAAAATGCAATTGGCGCTCAAGGTGTTGAGCTTACTCCTGGTTACTCACTAGCCATAGATGATAAATTTCATTCTTATGGAGTTCCAATGTGGCTCGAAACAAACTATTACAAAAATAATCATGAAGAAACATCTCCGTTAAATAGGCTTATGATAGCCCAAGATACTGGTGGAGCAATTTTAGGTGCTGTCCGAGGAGATGTCTTTTGGGGACACGGTAAACAAGCCGAATACAATGCTGGTCATATGAATAATGAAGGCAAATTATGGATTCTACTCCCAAACAAAGAAAATATAGGCAAAGATGATAAAAATTAA
- the hpf gene encoding ribosome hibernation-promoting factor, HPF/YfiA family translates to MNIQITGRHVEVTEAIKNFVDEKIGKVSQYFDNITSSKVILSVEKDTQVAEVIITVPGSEFVAKADDKDLYTAIDLVEDKIARQLRKHKNKLRTNHGE, encoded by the coding sequence ATGAATATACAAATTACTGGAAGACATGTAGAAGTTACAGAAGCGATTAAAAACTTTGTGGATGAGAAAATAGGAAAAGTTAGCCAATATTTTGATAACATAACATCTTCAAAAGTTATATTGTCTGTAGAAAAAGATACTCAAGTTGCAGAGGTTATTATTACAGTTCCAGGATCGGAGTTTGTTGCAAAAGCTGATGATAAGGATTTATATACTGCTATTGACTTAGTGGAAGATAAAATTGCTCGTCAATTAAGAAAGCACAAAAATAAGCTTAGAACAAACCACGGTGAATAG
- a CDS encoding NAD(P)-binding protein codes for MIKINTVILGGGISGVSFSQKLTKKNIENIVIEKEQIGGCIYSAKYNDLWFEMGAHTIYNSYSDTIEFIKKNKIQQDIATRKKLPFLMVMPTNQIQSIFSNLNYLTLVPSYIFNRKISKDDKTVKQYASQVFGKKNYDNTFKYCFSAVLSQDSDDFPMKYLFKKYDRDTSFPRSFTFKDGLSNLFKNSNVNLVKGEVFKISQTDDKQWIITTNNATYNAKNICLATPWNITKNLISEILPSIASHQYSPKMSHLTSIGIVVSKDKLKHIKNIAGLIGKEQFFYSAVSRDVIKHPNLRAIVFHCKSQPNLEMKNIRNKAAGVLGISTKDIIHSHTKQNSLPCYNKNHDIFIKDLEDALTKHKNLFITGNFFDRLAIENCIRRSNYQASKLICNKNT; via the coding sequence ATGATAAAAATTAATACTGTTATTCTCGGCGGAGGTATATCCGGTGTAAGCTTTTCTCAAAAACTTACCAAAAAAAACATTGAAAATATAGTAATTGAAAAAGAGCAAATAGGTGGATGTATTTATAGCGCTAAATACAACGACCTTTGGTTTGAAATGGGTGCCCACACAATATATAACTCCTATTCAGACACCATAGAGTTTATTAAGAAAAACAAAATACAGCAAGATATTGCTACTCGTAAAAAACTACCATTTTTAATGGTAATGCCCACAAACCAAATCCAGAGCATTTTCAGCAACCTCAACTACTTAACTCTGGTTCCAAGCTATATATTTAATAGAAAAATCTCAAAAGATGACAAAACTGTAAAACAGTATGCTTCCCAAGTTTTTGGCAAAAAGAACTACGATAATACTTTTAAATATTGTTTTAGTGCTGTGCTATCACAAGATAGCGATGATTTCCCTATGAAATATTTATTTAAAAAATATGATCGAGATACATCTTTCCCAAGAAGCTTTACCTTTAAAGATGGATTATCTAACTTATTTAAAAACTCTAATGTCAACTTAGTTAAAGGAGAAGTTTTTAAAATATCTCAAACTGATGACAAACAATGGATAATAACAACAAACAACGCCACCTACAACGCGAAAAATATTTGTTTAGCAACTCCATGGAATATAACTAAAAATCTAATTTCTGAAATATTACCAAGCATAGCAAGCCACCAATACTCCCCTAAAATGTCTCATCTAACAAGCATTGGCATAGTAGTATCAAAAGATAAGTTGAAGCACATAAAAAACATTGCTGGCTTGATAGGTAAAGAACAATTTTTCTACTCCGCTGTATCTCGCGATGTAATTAAGCATCCAAATCTAAGAGCTATTGTATTTCACTGTAAATCACAGCCTAACCTAGAAATGAAAAATATTAGAAATAAAGCTGCAGGTGTATTGGGCATATCAACAAAGGACATAATTCACTCTCATACAAAACAGAATTCACTCCCTTGTTATAACAAAAACCATGATATTTTCATAAAAGATTTAGAGGATGCTCTTACAAAACATAAAAATCTTTTTATAACGGGGAATTTCTTTGATAGATTAGCTATTGAAAATTGTATCAGAAGATCAAACTACCAAGCAAGTAAACTTATCTGCAACAAAAACACCTAA
- the mglA gene encoding transcriptional regulator MglA, with the protein MVLYTKKDDIYSDIVRTILLIKGANAEFIDVSKEENSKHLEELNIITPNCNIPTLTTDEFAVYRLAVLIEAVEDLYPFPPMFPVFPKQRANARILLEYVNKKYLQNIVKLSEQNLSEEEANEIKKVMQKDLVSTYKTVVSEREINAESNPDAQNVNVLTLIITFIFYYFIKLKIAIPTKDKNLIAEIKDLFNEPNFIKTIKEGA; encoded by the coding sequence TTGGTTTTATACACAAAAAAGGATGATATCTATAGCGATATAGTGCGCACGATTCTTCTTATCAAAGGAGCTAATGCTGAGTTTATTGATGTTTCTAAAGAAGAAAACTCTAAGCACCTTGAAGAACTAAATATCATTACTCCAAATTGCAACATCCCTACTCTAACAACTGATGAGTTTGCAGTATATAGACTTGCAGTACTTATTGAGGCCGTAGAAGACTTATACCCATTTCCTCCAATGTTTCCAGTATTTCCGAAACAACGAGCTAATGCGCGTATACTTCTTGAATATGTGAACAAAAAATATCTTCAAAATATAGTTAAGCTCTCTGAACAAAATTTAAGTGAAGAAGAAGCTAATGAAATAAAAAAAGTAATGCAAAAAGATCTTGTAAGTACCTATAAGACTGTTGTCAGTGAAAGAGAAATTAACGCAGAAAGCAATCCTGATGCTCAAAATGTTAATGTTTTAACACTGATAATAACTTTTATTTTTTATTATTTTATTAAATTAAAAATAGCTATACCAACAAAAGATAAAAATCTCATTGCCGAGATAAAAGATCTTTTTAATGAACCAAACTTCATAAAGACAATCAAAGAAGGAGCTTAA
- a CDS encoding RNA methyltransferase, with protein MTNNSKNILNNIRIVLVEPSHNGNVGSTARAMLNMGLTDLYLVNPRKPIDDEAIALSCHATEVIKNATVTQSLEQALEDVDFVVGTSARVRRVSLPIESISTVASSVLDRINTSNHKIAILFGRERTGLLNEELLMSNVHAYIPSNEGYTSLNLAQAVQLVAYEIFKQSILCTDSKEVPEYNHLHKTASVNERQGLYDHFENTMVDSGFLDSDNPGHVMDKLKRLFQRTDLESQEINILRGFLSSLNTKEDK; from the coding sequence ATGACTAATAACTCAAAAAATATACTAAATAATATCCGTATTGTTCTAGTTGAACCATCACATAACGGTAATGTTGGATCAACAGCTAGAGCAATGTTAAATATGGGACTTACTGATTTATACTTAGTAAATCCTCGTAAGCCTATTGATGATGAAGCTATTGCATTATCTTGTCATGCGACAGAGGTTATTAAAAATGCGACAGTTACACAATCATTAGAGCAAGCTTTGGAAGATGTTGATTTTGTTGTCGGAACTAGTGCTAGAGTTAGGAGAGTGTCTTTACCAATCGAGTCAATCTCAACTGTAGCATCTAGTGTTTTAGATAGAATTAATACATCAAATCATAAAATTGCAATTCTATTTGGACGTGAAAGAACAGGACTTTTAAATGAAGAGCTATTGATGAGTAACGTTCATGCTTATATTCCATCTAATGAAGGATATACATCTCTAAATCTCGCTCAAGCTGTGCAACTAGTAGCTTATGAGATTTTTAAGCAAAGTATACTTTGTACAGATTCAAAAGAAGTGCCTGAATATAATCATTTACATAAAACTGCAAGCGTTAATGAAAGACAAGGGCTTTATGATCACTTTGAGAATACAATGGTAGATTCGGGGTTTTTAGATAGTGATAATCCAGGTCATGTGATGGATAAGCTTAAAAGACTATTTCAGCGTACAGATTTAGAGTCGCAAGAAATAAATATTCTAAGAGGCTTTTTAAGCTCCCTAAATACTAAGGAAGACAAGTGA
- the rnhB gene encoding ribonuclease HII, translating to MIILGIDEAGRGPLSGPVVVAGVILNPDEPIDGLGDSKKLSEKKRHILYHEIIAKAKAYSIVEISPAEIDKLNILQATLTGMKRVADNLKGQFDKVLVDGNKLPKWDYTSEAIVKGDSKVQEISAGSILAKVYRDNICLLHDTIYPEYGFARHKGYPTKEHLANIKKFGIIDIYRKSYKPIFELLEKNKL from the coding sequence GTGATAATCCTAGGTATAGATGAAGCAGGCAGGGGACCTTTATCTGGCCCTGTAGTAGTTGCAGGTGTTATTTTGAACCCAGATGAACCAATAGATGGCCTTGGAGATTCTAAAAAACTAAGTGAAAAGAAACGTCATATTTTGTATCATGAAATAATAGCTAAAGCTAAAGCATATTCGATAGTGGAGATTTCACCAGCAGAAATAGATAAGTTAAACATTCTTCAAGCTACACTAACAGGCATGAAAAGAGTTGCTGATAATCTAAAGGGGCAGTTCGATAAAGTGCTAGTTGATGGTAATAAACTGCCAAAATGGGACTATACTTCTGAGGCTATAGTAAAGGGTGATTCAAAGGTTCAAGAAATATCTGCAGGATCAATATTGGCGAAAGTTTATCGAGATAACATCTGTTTGTTACATGATACAATATATCCTGAATATGGTTTTGCAAGACATAAAGGGTATCCAACTAAAGAGCATCTAGCTAATATTAAAAAATTTGGCATTATAGATATATATAGAAAAAGTTATAAACCCATATTTGAGCTACTAGAAAAAAATAAATTATAA
- the mnmE gene encoding tRNA uridine-5-carboxymethylaminomethyl(34) synthesis GTPase MnmE: MYSKDTIVAIATPQGNGGIGIIRISGPKALEISNNLTQKKLSPRYATFSNLFHGDEIIDNGIAIFFESPFSYTGEDVVEIQAHGNSFILNLIIKATVELGARMAKAGEFTERAFLNNKLDLTQAEAVADIINASSEIAAKSAAKSLQGDFSKEINSLLEKLIYLRMYVEASIDFPEEEIDFLQDKKIHDSLNSIYTKILDVKNSTKQGALLTEGITLILVGKPNAGKSSLLNALAGKDTAIVTSIAGTTRDIVKEHIQIDGVPMHIIDTAGLRNSDDLIESEGIKRAIKKIQEADQVLFVTDDYTNSNVKFSDIKDIIPEFYNQIPKDIDITFVHNKIDLLKQTPRNDDNHIYISAEHNIGVDKLKKHILKKVGYTAQNESIYTARERHVDAINNAYEHINLAKDQLNLGNGELLAEELLIVQEYLNSITGEFTSDDLLGEIFSSFCIGK; the protein is encoded by the coding sequence ATGTACAGTAAAGACACTATAGTTGCTATCGCAACTCCTCAAGGTAATGGTGGAATTGGCATCATTAGAATTTCAGGGCCTAAAGCCTTAGAAATATCTAACAATCTTACTCAAAAAAAACTTAGTCCTAGATATGCAACTTTTAGTAATCTTTTTCATGGTGATGAGATTATAGACAATGGTATTGCTATATTTTTTGAATCTCCATTTTCTTATACTGGTGAAGATGTCGTTGAAATCCAAGCACATGGTAACTCTTTTATACTTAACCTAATTATAAAAGCAACTGTAGAACTTGGTGCTAGAATGGCAAAGGCTGGTGAATTTACCGAGCGTGCTTTCTTAAACAATAAACTAGACCTAACTCAGGCTGAAGCAGTTGCAGATATTATCAACGCTTCATCTGAAATAGCTGCAAAGTCTGCAGCAAAATCATTACAGGGTGATTTTTCAAAAGAAATAAATTCCTTATTAGAAAAACTTATTTATTTGAGAATGTATGTTGAAGCATCTATAGACTTTCCAGAAGAAGAAATTGACTTTTTGCAAGATAAAAAAATACATGACAGCCTTAATAGTATCTACACAAAAATACTTGATGTAAAAAATAGTACCAAGCAAGGAGCTCTTCTCACAGAAGGAATAACTCTTATATTAGTTGGTAAACCAAACGCTGGTAAGTCTAGCTTATTGAATGCTTTAGCAGGTAAAGATACTGCTATTGTCACCTCTATTGCAGGAACTACTCGTGATATAGTTAAAGAACATATTCAAATAGATGGTGTGCCAATGCACATTATAGATACTGCTGGGCTTAGAAATAGTGATGACTTAATTGAAAGTGAAGGTATAAAAAGAGCTATTAAGAAAATCCAAGAAGCCGACCAAGTTTTGTTTGTGACAGATGATTATACTAATAGCAATGTTAAGTTCAGTGATATCAAAGATATTATCCCTGAGTTTTATAATCAAATACCTAAAGATATAGACATAACTTTCGTCCATAATAAAATTGATTTACTGAAACAAACACCTAGAAATGATGACAATCATATATATATATCTGCTGAACACAATATTGGTGTAGATAAATTAAAGAAACATATACTTAAAAAAGTTGGTTACACTGCTCAAAATGAAAGTATTTATACAGCAAGAGAGCGCCATGTTGATGCTATAAATAATGCTTATGAGCATATTAACCTAGCAAAAGATCAGCTAAACCTTGGTAATGGTGAGCTTCTTGCTGAAGAACTTCTAATAGTTCAAGAATATCTAAACTCAATCACCGGAGAGTTTACATCTGATGATTTACTTGGTGAAATCTTTTCAAGTTTTTGTATTGGTAAGTAA
- a CDS encoding PTS sugar transporter subunit IIA, with product MNLRSLLNKKNISLNLNIESKKRLVELFANRLATNYENVEEDNVLSNLYKRERIGSTYIGKNIYMPHCKVDGLITTKIVIFTLKNSYYDDSVDDHIKTAVGVFFPHKTSEIHTELLKQLAHFFKKTDILDNLEQIKDIDTLFKLIIKDSDND from the coding sequence ATGAATCTTCGATCTCTTCTTAATAAAAAAAATATTAGTTTAAATCTTAATATAGAATCTAAGAAGAGGCTTGTAGAGCTTTTTGCTAATAGGTTAGCGACTAATTATGAAAATGTTGAAGAAGATAATGTTTTAAGTAATTTATATAAAAGAGAAAGGATTGGCTCAACATATATAGGCAAGAATATCTATATGCCTCATTGTAAGGTTGATGGATTAATTACTACGAAAATTGTGATTTTCACATTAAAAAATAGTTATTATGATGATTCTGTTGACGATCATATAAAAACGGCTGTAGGTGTGTTTTTCCCACATAAAACTTCGGAAATTCATACTGAGCTTTTAAAGCAATTAGCTCATTTTTTCAAAAAAACAGATATATTAGACAATCTTGAGCAGATAAAAGATATAGATACTCTATTTAAACTAATTATAAAAGATAGTGATAATGACTAA
- the mglB gene encoding transcriptional regulator MglB — MAMLRSYVVKATYNWLVDHGFTPYVLVDTEYEGVIVPANYIDEDKKILLDLSPQAILNTNISDTQITFDATFDGELMSLVIPVEAILEVFSRETEQGIYAREFGYGISVNEGEDDESVNPKKIGETEEANVLSFD, encoded by the coding sequence ATGGCTATGCTTAGATCTTATGTAGTTAAGGCTACATATAATTGGTTAGTAGATCATGGTTTTACACCATATGTTTTAGTTGATACCGAATATGAAGGTGTAATAGTCCCTGCAAACTATATTGATGAGGATAAAAAAATTCTTCTTGATTTATCCCCTCAAGCTATTCTAAATACAAACATCAGCGATACGCAAATCACTTTTGATGCAACATTCGATGGTGAACTGATGTCTCTTGTAATACCAGTAGAAGCTATTCTTGAAGTTTTCTCAAGAGAAACAGAGCAAGGCATATATGCTCGTGAATTTGGCTATGGGATCAGTGTGAATGAAGGTGAAGATGATGAATCAGTTAACCCTAAAAAAATAGGAGAAACTGAAGAAGCTAATGTCTTATCTTTTGATTGA
- the rpsI gene encoding 30S ribosomal protein S9, with translation MSDYNYGTGRRKSSVARVFMKKGTGQFIVNGLPLEQYLCRETDCMIVKQPLVLTENAENFDFKVTVKGGGTTGQAGAIRLGVTRALIEFDEDLKPSLREAGFVTRDSRKVERKKPGLRKARRRRQFSKR, from the coding sequence ATGTCAGATTATAATTATGGTACAGGTCGTCGCAAAAGTTCTGTAGCTCGTGTATTTATGAAAAAAGGTACTGGTCAATTTATCGTTAATGGTCTTCCATTAGAGCAGTATTTATGTCGTGAAACTGATTGCATGATTGTTAAGCAACCTCTAGTTCTTACTGAAAATGCTGAAAACTTTGACTTCAAAGTAACAGTTAAAGGTGGTGGTACTACTGGTCAAGCTGGTGCAATTCGCCTTGGTGTAACTAGAGCTCTTATTGAGTTTGATGAAGATCTTAAACCTTCTCTTCGTGAAGCTGGCTTTGTAACTCGTGATTCTCGTAAAGTTGAGCGTAAAAAACCTGGTCTTAGAAAAGCTCGTAGAAGAAGACAGTTCTCTAAGCGTTAA
- the grpE gene encoding nucleotide exchange factor GrpE has protein sequence MSNEKKDNLEEKILETEQKVEEVNDAGSDVLVQEQLEKANEKIESMQDEYISMKEEVLRAAAEVENIRKRAERDVANARKFGIEKFAKELMPVTDSIDQALKHEVKLEEAVAMKEGVEMTAKMLIDVLKKNGLEELNPMGEKFDPNFHEAMAMVPNPEFEDNTVFDVFQKGYLLNGRVVRAAKVIVVKN, from the coding sequence ATGAGCAATGAAAAAAAAGATAACTTAGAAGAAAAAATTCTTGAAACAGAACAAAAAGTAGAAGAGGTTAATGATGCAGGTTCTGATGTTTTAGTACAAGAACAGCTTGAAAAGGCAAATGAAAAAATTGAAAGTATGCAGGATGAATATATTTCAATGAAAGAAGAGGTTTTAAGAGCTGCTGCTGAAGTTGAGAATATTCGCAAAAGAGCTGAAAGAGATGTTGCTAATGCACGTAAGTTTGGTATTGAAAAGTTTGCAAAAGAGTTGATGCCTGTTACAGATAGTATTGATCAAGCCTTAAAGCATGAAGTAAAGCTTGAAGAAGCTGTTGCTATGAAAGAAGGTGTTGAAATGACGGCTAAGATGTTGATAGATGTTTTAAAGAAAAATGGCTTAGAAGAATTAAATCCTATGGGCGAAAAATTTGACCCAAATTTCCATGAAGCAATGGCAATGGTACCAAATCCAGAGTTTGAAGATAATACTGTTTTTGATGTTTTTCAGAAGGGGTATCTGCTAAATGGTCGTGTGGTTAGGGCAGCAAAAGTAATA
- a CDS encoding GNAT family N-acetyltransferase, with protein sequence MLYKSENIQIRNANRDDIKFILELEGAPKNSLYIGQWDYKQHILALESEDIKYFIIQNDLSQKCGYAILTDLQNNNNSIHIKRIAIDPLKSNKGYGKKAFKLILDWIFENTQAHRVWLDVKDFNARAIHIYQSNGFVIEGILRDCEFSNLKKEYESFYIMSILRREYEELKCECAKSVKK encoded by the coding sequence ATGTTGTATAAATCTGAAAATATCCAAATAAGAAATGCAAATAGAGATGATATAAAATTCATTCTGGAGTTGGAAGGTGCTCCTAAAAATTCTTTATATATTGGTCAGTGGGACTATAAACAGCACATTCTAGCATTGGAAAGTGAAGATATTAAATATTTTATTATTCAAAATGATTTATCTCAAAAATGTGGTTATGCAATATTAACTGATTTGCAGAATAATAATAACTCTATTCATATTAAAAGAATTGCTATCGATCCTTTAAAGAGTAATAAGGGATATGGAAAAAAAGCTTTTAAACTAATATTAGATTGGATTTTTGAAAACACTCAAGCACACAGAGTATGGTTGGATGTTAAAGACTTTAATGCTAGGGCTATTCATATATATCAATCTAACGGGTTTGTAATAGAAGGTATTTTAAGAGATTGTGAGTTTAGCAATCTCAAAAAAGAATATGAATCATTTTATATAATGTCTATACTCCGAAGAGAATATGAAGAATTAAAATGTGAATGTGCAAAGTCAGTCAAAAAATAA
- a CDS encoding sodium:solute symporter family transporter translates to MSEKKFEQYYTAGKNLGLFTLTATLVMTELNTSTLIGFSSLGYIYGLSAISLGLVFLFGLLFYAIVAAKKWKNFNAISVTEFFSKRYNAKYALFVAVCLWVAMLGFGANFIHSITICLNEVFPEYNKWLLSGVACLVMGLFTIKDGLKAIVKIDRISFVFCFLFFLYLFYSMYNMSFETLTTQNNPSVAIPKSFILSLTIITAFTYILSPWYGQKIFSAKSPRVAFYSVVLTSFIVGGLYAIAVFATAQYREVTLGINPDSALISLVTQLFPFYVQFMFYVLLFFIALTTIAALWNTMASVFFAHVSGVRSTKKSIIVVITIALLSYVIANGFIDQVLDKMLLFNIPIAALAFSLLYGFYGSKSNLVGAILSTVVGIISSLICYLLLDQETFVLYWAVLCIPLSFIFGYLPTFFININTK, encoded by the coding sequence ATGTCTGAAAAAAAATTTGAGCAATATTACACTGCAGGTAAAAATTTAGGCTTATTTACTTTAACAGCTACTCTTGTGATGACAGAGCTTAATACTTCGACCTTGATAGGCTTTTCTAGCTTAGGTTATATTTATGGTTTATCTGCTATTTCTTTGGGCTTAGTTTTTCTTTTTGGCTTGCTATTTTATGCTATTGTTGCTGCAAAGAAATGGAAAAATTTTAATGCAATAAGTGTTACAGAGTTTTTCTCAAAACGCTATAATGCTAAGTATGCTTTATTCGTAGCTGTATGTTTGTGGGTCGCGATGTTAGGCTTTGGAGCTAACTTTATTCACTCTATAACTATTTGTTTGAATGAAGTATTTCCAGAATACAATAAGTGGCTCTTAAGTGGTGTAGCCTGTTTAGTTATGGGATTATTTACTATCAAAGATGGATTAAAAGCTATCGTAAAGATAGATAGAATTAGTTTTGTTTTTTGCTTTTTGTTTTTTCTATATCTATTTTATAGTATGTACAATATGAGTTTTGAAACACTAACTACTCAAAATAATCCAAGTGTTGCTATACCAAAATCCTTTATACTTTCATTAACAATAATTACAGCTTTTACATATATATTGTCACCATGGTATGGGCAAAAAATATTTTCAGCTAAATCACCTAGGGTTGCATTTTATTCTGTTGTTTTAACATCTTTTATAGTTGGCGGTTTATACGCTATAGCAGTATTTGCAACTGCTCAGTACAGAGAAGTTACTTTAGGAATAAATCCAGATTCGGCACTAATAAGCTTGGTTACACAATTGTTTCCTTTTTATGTGCAGTTTATGTTTTATGTGCTTTTGTTTTTTATAGCTTTAACAACAATTGCTGCTTTATGGAATACTATGGCATCAGTATTTTTTGCTCATGTGTCAGGAGTTAGAAGTACAAAGAAAAGTATAATAGTTGTGATTACTATAGCTTTACTGAGCTATGTTATTGCAAATGGTTTTATAGACCAAGTTTTAGATAAAATGCTGCTTTTCAATATCCCAATAGCAGCATTAGCTTTTAGTTTACTGTATGGTTTTTATGGTAGCAAATCAAACTTAGTAGGAGCAATATTAAGTACCGTTGTAGGCATTATAAGCTCATTGATATGTTATTTACTTTTAGATCAAGAAACATTTGTGCTTTATTGGGCTGTATTATGTATACCACTTAGCTTTATATTTGGATATTTACCCACATTTTTTATAAATATAAATACTAAGTAA